From Rhodovastum atsumiense, a single genomic window includes:
- a CDS encoding sll1863 family stress response protein has protein sequence MTLQQEFAQQLEGQIAVWQGQIKEYQERLTQAGSDARASYEKMGAEARTNYERAVQTMRDNVEQASRLLAQARQAQEAAWQDMRTAQQRAFEQLQKGWADALSRFG, from the coding sequence ATGACGCTGCAACAGGAATTCGCCCAGCAACTGGAAGGCCAGATCGCGGTCTGGCAGGGACAGATCAAGGAGTACCAGGAGCGCCTGACCCAGGCGGGCTCGGATGCCCGCGCCTCCTATGAAAAAATGGGGGCGGAAGCCCGCACCAATTACGAGCGCGCGGTGCAGACCATGCGCGACAACGTCGAACAGGCCAGCCGGCTGCTGGCGCAGGCACGGCAGGCCCAGGAAGCCGCCTGGCAGGACATGCGCACGGCACAGCAGCGGGCCTTCGAGCAACTGCAGAAAGGCTGGGCGGACGCGCTGTCGCGCTTCGGCTGA
- the lpdA gene encoding dihydrolipoyl dehydrogenase, protein MTVEITVPDIGDFKDVPVIEVHIAPGAQVKAEDPLITLESDKATMDVPAPRAGTIGEVRVKVGDRVSQGSVIALLDSEEAAAPAPKPAVAAAKGDHHAEVLVLGAGPGGYTAAFRAADLGRKVVLVERWSSLGGVCLNVGCIPSKALLHAAKVIEETQEMGHAGLRFGRPEIDLDRLRDWKDGVVKRLTGGLAGLAKQRKVSVVSGTGKFTAPNQVTVNGGDTTPVTVSFDSAIIAAGSEPVTLPFIPHDDPRVIDSTGALDLQDVPKRLLVIGGGIIGLEMATVYHALGSAVTVVELMDQLIPGADRDLVTPLGKRLEKRYEAIHLKTRVTKVEPTPDGLVAHFEGAKAPPSASFDRILVAVGRRPNGRGIAAEAAGVAVDERGFVPVDRQMRTNVPHIFAIGDIVGQPMLAHKATHEGRVAAEAAAGRNSHFDAKVIPSVAYTDPEIAWAGLTETECKAKGIPYGKGVFPWAASGRSLSLGRDEGMTKLLFDEATHRVIGCGIVGPNAGELIAEAALAIEMGADAEDIGLTIHPHPTLSETVAMAAEAFEGTITDLYLPKRR, encoded by the coding sequence ATGACGGTGGAAATCACGGTCCCGGATATCGGCGACTTCAAGGACGTGCCGGTCATCGAGGTGCACATCGCACCGGGCGCCCAGGTGAAGGCGGAGGATCCGCTGATCACGCTGGAATCCGACAAGGCCACCATGGACGTGCCGGCGCCACGGGCGGGCACGATCGGCGAGGTGCGGGTCAAGGTCGGCGACCGTGTGTCGCAAGGCAGCGTGATCGCCTTACTCGACAGCGAGGAAGCGGCGGCCCCGGCCCCGAAGCCGGCCGTGGCAGCGGCGAAGGGCGACCACCATGCCGAGGTGCTGGTGCTCGGCGCCGGACCGGGGGGCTACACCGCCGCCTTCCGTGCCGCCGATCTCGGCCGCAAGGTCGTGCTGGTCGAACGCTGGTCCTCGCTCGGCGGCGTCTGCCTCAATGTCGGCTGCATCCCGTCCAAGGCGCTGCTGCATGCGGCCAAGGTCATCGAGGAAACCCAGGAGATGGGCCATGCCGGCCTGCGCTTCGGCCGGCCGGAGATCGACCTCGACCGGCTGCGCGACTGGAAGGACGGCGTGGTGAAGCGCCTGACCGGCGGCCTGGCGGGACTGGCGAAGCAGCGCAAGGTCAGCGTGGTCAGCGGCACCGGCAAATTCACCGCGCCGAACCAGGTCACGGTGAACGGCGGCGACACCACGCCGGTCACCGTCTCCTTCGACAGCGCCATCATCGCCGCGGGATCGGAGCCGGTGACCCTGCCCTTCATCCCGCATGACGATCCCCGGGTCATCGACAGCACCGGCGCGCTGGATCTGCAGGACGTGCCGAAGCGCCTGCTGGTGATCGGCGGCGGCATCATCGGGCTGGAAATGGCGACGGTGTACCACGCGCTCGGCAGCGCGGTGACGGTCGTGGAACTGATGGACCAGCTGATCCCCGGCGCCGACCGCGACCTCGTCACCCCGCTCGGCAAGCGCCTGGAGAAGCGCTACGAGGCGATCCACCTGAAGACCAGGGTGACGAAGGTGGAGCCGACGCCGGACGGGCTGGTGGCGCATTTCGAAGGCGCCAAGGCCCCACCCTCCGCCAGCTTCGACCGCATCCTGGTCGCGGTCGGCCGCCGCCCGAACGGGCGCGGCATCGCCGCCGAGGCCGCGGGCGTGGCGGTGGACGAGCGCGGCTTCGTGCCGGTGGACCGGCAGATGCGCACCAACGTGCCGCACATCTTTGCCATCGGTGACATCGTCGGCCAGCCCATGCTCGCCCACAAGGCGACGCATGAAGGCCGGGTCGCTGCCGAGGCCGCCGCCGGCCGGAACAGCCATTTCGACGCCAAGGTGATTCCCTCGGTCGCCTATACCGATCCCGAAATCGCCTGGGCCGGCCTGACCGAAACCGAATGCAAGGCGAAGGGCATCCCATACGGCAAGGGCGTGTTTCCCTGGGCGGCGAGCGGGCGGTCACTTTCGCTCGGCCGCGACGAGGGCATGACCAAGCTGCTGTTCGACGAAGCCACGCACCGCGTCATCGGCTGCGGGATCGTCGGCCCCAATGCCGGTGAACTGATCGCCGAAGCGGCGCTGGCGATCGAAATGGGAGCGGATGCCGAGGATATCGGCCTGACCATCCATCCGCACCCGACCCTGTCGGAGACGGTGGCCATGGCGGCGGAAGCCTTCGAGGGCACCATCACCGATCTCTACCTGCCGAAACGACGCTGA